A single Cryptococcus deuterogattii R265 chromosome 2, complete sequence DNA region contains:
- a CDS encoding uracil permease — MTARLRVRKILKKLESDHAEGLTSAEMFLATEDLLPVKEEQKTWDGWNFASFWIADSFNLNTFTIASSMISAGLNWWQAFLCVIIGYSLVGPLIVLSARPGAVHGIVFPAVCRTTFGLFGSLWPVLNRAGMASIWWGVQGWLGGECVYVLLRAIWPSYPNIKNIMPASTETTSAYILSFVIFWLLSLPTIWVPIHKLRWLFAAKAVVGPIVGFTLFGWSITRAGGIGPVFSQPATLSGSALGWQMIISISSCFNNMFTLVVNAPDFASRAKKPSAAVWPQLISMPLGFTITSFLGIVIASSSVPQFGTQIWDVVQIMDRMLDGASSSTRAGLVFISAGFVYVQLLLNVAANSISAGCDLTALFPRYLSIRRGGYIAAIIGICMNPWLLYTSSSTFSTYLSAYGVLLSCIAGPMITDYWFVRRGHMRLNDLYSAEKSGWYWYTWGINWRGYLGYLVGFACNAPGFINSINPNIHVSVGAQRVYYLSWITGTGISGLVYYLACLVSPPPGMNRTFMEIDESKDELRVDEIARMRMPQEGVEAQEISEKKFGQESQVFVMEA, encoded by the exons ATGACCGCGAGATTAAGAGTCAGAAAGAtcctgaagaagcttgagagTGACCATGCTGAGGGTCTTACAAGCGCAGAGATGTTTCTCGCAACCGAGGACCTCTTGCCtgtcaaagaagagcaaaagacTTGGGATGGTTGGAACTTT GCTTCTTTCTGGATAGCTGACAGTTTCAACCTAAATACATTTACTATTGCTTCGTCGATGATCAGTGCAGGTCTCAATTGGTGGCAAG CCTTCCTATGTGTAATAATCGGATACTCCCTCGTCGGTCCACTCATCGTCCTTAGTGCGCGTCCT GGCGCTGTTCATGGTATCGTCTTCCCTGCTGTCTGTCGTACGACATTTGGATTATTTGGCAGTCTTTGGCCTGTTCTCAACCGAGCGGGAATGGCTT CGATCTGGTGGGGGGTGCAGGGATGGCTCGGAGGTGAATGTGTCTATGTATTGCTCAGAGCAATCTGGCCAAGCTATCCAAATATCAAAAACATAATGCCTGCAAGCACCGAAACTACTTCAG CTTATATTCTTTCCTTCGTGATTTTTTGGCTACTTTCTTTACCTACGATCTGGGTTCCCATCCACAAGCTTCGGTGGCTTTTCGCAGCCAAAGCAGTCGTTGGTCCTATCGTAGGCTTTACTCTCTTTGGATGGTCAATCACTCGTGCAGGCGGTATTGGGCCAGTCTTCTCACAACCTGCTACCTTGTCTGGCTCTGCTTTGGGGTGGCAAATGATCATCAGCATTTCTAGCTGCTTCAACAACATGTTTACTCTCGTAGTCAATGCCCCCGACTTTGCCAGTAGGGCTAAGAAACCCAGTGCTGCCGTGTGGCCTCAACTAATTTCAATGCCCCTCGGCTTTACTatcacctctttcttgGGAATCGTGATAGCTTCTTCCAGTGTCCCTCAATTTGGCACTCAGATCTGGGATGTTGTCCAG ATTATGGACAGAATGCTTGACGGcgcctcctcatccacacGAGCTGGGCTTGTTTTTATCTCTGCTGGCTTCGTTTACGTTCA GCTTTTGCTCAACGTCGCTGCCAACTCTATCTCTGCCGGTTGTGATCTCAccgccctcttccctcgaTACCTGTCTATTCGCAGGGGCGGATACATTGCCGCTATTATTGGTATCTGCATGAACCCCTGGCTGCTCTacacatcttcctccaccttcagCACTTATCTCAGCGCTTATGGTGTCCTTCTCTCATGTATTGCAGGTCCAATGATCACTGACTATTGGTTCGTTCGAAGAGGACACATGCGTCTAAACGACTTGTACTCTGCTGAGAAAAGCGGATGGTACTGGTACACCTGGGGTATCAACTGGCGTGGTTATTTGGGTTACCTCGTCGGCTTTGCCTGCAACGCACCGGGTTTCATCAACTCTATCAACCCCAACATACATGTTTCTGTGGGGGCCCAGCGTGTATACTACCTCTCTTGGATTACAGGTACTGGAATTTCCGGTCTTGTTTACTACCTGGCTTGTCttgtctctcctccccctgGAATGAATAGGACTTTCATGGAGATTGATGAGAGTAAGGACGAGTTGAGGGTTGATGAGATTgcgaggatgagaatgcCTCAGGAGGGTGTGGAAGCGCAGGAAATATCGGAAAAGAAGTTCGGCCAGGAGAGTCAGGTGTTTGTAATGGAAGCGTAA
- a CDS encoding ribitol kinase — MSDMEYFIGFDVGTGSGRACLVDRNGNLIAEHAEPTLTHRSPTDARIFEQSTGNIWRSLSICSKKILAESGVKPEQVKGLGFDATCSLAVVDKQGKPVSVSRTGQTEEDEKDANIGLEGEWNVILWADHRAEEEAEKINSTGEGVLGFVGKTMSLEMEIPKTLWLSKHMAHEKFKQCMFFDLPDFLTYHATSDLARSTCSLACKCSFVPIGATMTHDCDGGKEETSTQGWSARFFEKIGLHDLAEEDFASLGGIPGKNGLVLTAGQPVGKGLSKRAAEDLGLLEGTAVGSGVIDAYAGWIGTVAAAAGEDQAQPTLEDASARLAAIAGTSTCHIAQSKNGILVPGVWGPYRDAVFPNLWMNEGGQSSTGQLIDFMMQSHPAYPKLLELSKSSSKSTFELLAERLETLQKEKGAKTLTHLTKDLHFYPDLHGNRSPLADPRMKGMITGLILDDSLNDLAAKFNVTLEAIALQTRHIVDEMNAKGHKIDSIYMSGSQAKNGPLMRLLATVLQMPVIIPPQPSAAVVLGAAMLGRYAYDLTTERHGKPISSQQEAEEAKEKDGWRLWDVMVQMTRPGKRIEPRNDKFGASEKRLLDVKYKIFREAVEVQRKWRQMIADEVKEEE; from the exons ATGAGCGACATGGAGTACTTTATCGGCTTTGACGT CGGCACTGGGTCTGGCAGGGCATGTCTGGTTGACCGCAACGGCAATCTCATCGCTGAGCACGCTG AACCTACTCTTACCCACCGTTCGCCCACCGACGCTCGTATTTTTGAGCAATCCACAGGCAACATCTGGAGGTCACTCTCCATCTGCTCAAAAAAGATCCTCGCAGAATCTGGCGTCAAGCCTGAACAAGTCAAAGGTCTCGGCTTTGACGCTACTTGTTCGCTTGCGGTCGTCGACAAACAGGGCAAGCCTGTGAGCGTCTCCAGGACAGGCCAGactgaagaggacgaaaagGACGCCAATATCGGgttggaaggagagtggAATGTCATCCTTTGGGCCGATCACCGagctgaggaggaggctgaaAAGATCAACTCGACTGGCGAGGGGGTGCTTGGTTTCGTTGGCAAAACTATGAGT CTTGAGATGGAGATCCCCAAGACTCTCTGGTTGAGCAAGCACATGGCTCATGAAAAGTTCAAACAGTGCATGTTCTTTGA CCTTCCTGACTTCCTCACATACCATGCTACCTCTGACCTTGCACGTTCTACCTGCTCTCTCGCCTGCAAATGCTCTTTCGTACCCATCGGAGCTACTATGACTCACGACTGTGATGGCGGCAAGGAGGAGACCAGCACCCAGGGTTGGTCCGCTAGGTTTTTCGAGAAGATCG GCCTTCACGACTTggccgaagaagattttGCTTCCCTCGGTGGTATCCCCGGAAAGAACGGCCTCGTCCTAACTGCTGGTCAGCCAGTCGGTAAAGGTCTCAGCAAGCGTGCCGCCGAAGACCTCGGTCTTTTGGAGGGGACCGCTGTCGGATCTGGTGTTATCGATGCCTACGCCGGATGGATCGGTAccgttgctgctgctgctggggAGGACCAGGCTCAGCCTACTCTTGAGGATGCGAGTGCCAGGCTTGCTGCTATTGCTGGTACTAGTACATGTCACATTGCCCAAAGCAAAAATGGTATCTTGGTCCCTGG TGTTTGGGGTCCGTACCGAGATGCCGTGTTCCCTAACCTCTGGATGAATGAAGGTGGCCAGTCTTCTACCGGTCAG CTTATTGACTTTATGATGCAAAGCCACCCCGCCTATCCCAAGCTTTTGGAGCTTTCCAAGAGTTCCAGCAAGAGCACGTTTGAGTTGCTCGCTGAACGTTTAGAAACTttgcagaaggagaagggtgcCAAAACTTTGA CTCACTTGACAAAGGACTTGCATTTCTACCCCGACTTG CACGGTAACCGATCTCCTCTCGCCGATCCCCGTATGAAGGGTATGATCACCGGTCTTATCCTTGACGACTCTCTCAATGACCTTGCCGCTAAATTCAACGTCACGCTTGAAGCCATCGCCTTGCAAACCCGCCACATTGTCGACGAGATGAACGCCAAGGGTCACAAGATTGATTCTATCTACATGAGTGGTTCTCAAGCTAAAAACGGTCCCCTAATGCGTCTCCTCGCAACCGTCCTCCAGATGCCGGtcatcatccctcctcagccttctGCTGCCGTCGTACTCGGCGCAGCGATGCTTGGTCGATACGCATATGACCTCACGACCGAACGACATGGTAAACCCATTTCATCTCAGCAAGAAGCGGAGGAggccaaggaaaaggatggttGGAGGCTTTGGGATGTGATGGTGCAGATGACTCGTCCGGGCAAGAGGATTGAACCGAGGAATGATAAGTTTGGGGCGAgtgagaagaggttgttggATGTTAAGTACAAGATCTTTAGAGAGGCTGTAGAGGTgcagaggaaatggaggcAGATGATTGCTGATgaggtcaaggaagaggaataa
- a CDS encoding Mob1 family protein: MIIQPSQGAASYRLKRGTKLAEIPPQPPTPSVPPLSTLNGPFQLAEYLALKVKHDPHDVNGLVKVPVGDGSMDGKGPDRDVWIYEHLRRIPIDLTPLVTALLPICTRETCPQMRSSEWSYFCVAHGNGTRECSTIDYILHTLDSTVTLLNNPKHFPSRMHIPPASVSHFPSIFRRLSRIFSHAYFHHRETFIMAEVENSLYARFVELCEAYELVGERLLVIPKEVVSKFRDDDEEDIGRDQGKEKASSHDEKEDAKEPAKLFNGTSNLATSGSSALDYNQTLGRDKTARPTLAGDEDVAEGSSSASAANIIGAMEEEENGEEEGQREETLRSRSDSISSLQSTDSIQTAVHISDIGTSSQDVETEHVEDASPPHVAEVGTKEEKGDEEEVPKDEIDLLEDERNLEKEASVAPVHMAEEPKEEEAEQGETRPVEEIEPAEEPVQPISDDQVALEGSKKGESSGVKQDEKADKEEEAKLNGVKSEDGAKENEATSSDLPSETLAPTEVIPVIESSSSEPAITSKTSVQPESKTVESASQEEQTPANFELPTGETSSEPSSESESGTELSPLSPALSPTTSSAEEKEDDKKNSLSKKRAKKAAQKARAKEREREAKAQAQAQAEAEAPEGSRETGKLEG, translated from the exons ATGATAATACAGCCTTCCCAAGGGGCTGCATCCTATCGTCTCAAACGAGGCACAAAACTCGCCGAaattcctcctcaaccacCGACTCCATCTGTCCCTCCACTTTCAACTCTGAACGGCCCTTTTCAGCTCGCAGAGTATCTGGCGCTCAAGGTAAAACATGACCCGCATGATGTTAATGGGCTGGTGAAGGTACctgttggagatggaagcatggatggaaagggacCTGATAGGGATGTG TGGATCTACGAACACCTTAG ACGTATACCTATAGACCTTACTCCACTTGTCACAGCGCTTCTCCCCATTTGCACTCGTGAAACATGCCCCCAAATGAGGTCGTCCGAGTGGTCTTACTTTTGCGTGGCTCATGGTAATGGGACTAGGGAATGTAGCACCATTGACTACATTTTGCATAC ACTGGACTCCACTGTGACGTTGCTTAACAATCCCAAACATTTCCCCTCTCG AATGCACATCCCTCCTGCGTCAGTCTCGCACTTTCCCTCCATATTTCGACGTCTCTCCCGTATCTTCTCCCACGCCTACTTCCACCACCGTGAAACGTTCATCATGGCCGAAGTCGAAAATTCGCTTTATGCCCGATTCGTTGAACTTTGTGAAGCATATGAGCTTGTCGGAGAGAGGCTGTTGGTCATTCCTAAGGAGGTCGTTAGTAAATTTagggatgatgacgaggaggatatcGGAAGAGAtcagggaaaggaaaaggctAGCAGTCacgatgagaaggaagatgccaAGGAACCAGCCAAGTTATTTAACGGCACTTCCAATTTGGCGACCAGTGGTAGCAGCGCCCTTGATTATAACCAAACATTAGGCAGGGATAAAACTGCACGACCAACACTAGCtggggatgaggatgtaGCCGAAGGCTCATCTTCAGCTAGCGCCGCCAATATTATCGGTGctatggaagaagaagaaaacggggaagaggaaggccagagggaagagacgCTGAGATCTCGGTCCGACAGTATATCAAGTTTGCAAAGTACCGACTCCATCCAGACGGCTGTCCATATCTCAGACATTGGGACTTCATCTCAAGATGTCGAGACCGAGCACGTAGAGGATGCGAGCCCGCCGCATGTAGCTGAGGTTGGGAccaaggaggaaaagggggatgaagaagaagtacccaaggatgagattgatcttcttgaagatgagagaaatttggagaaggaggctaGCGTGGCGCCTGTACATATGGCGGAAGAGccgaaagaagaggaggcagagCAGGGAGAGACTAGACCCgttgaggagattgagcCAGCTGAAGAACCGGTACAACCCATATCTGATGATCAGGTTGCATTGGAAGGCTCTAAAAAGGGAGAGTCCAGTGGGGTAAAGCAAGACGAGAAAGCTgataaggaagaggaagcaaagTTGAATGGTGTCAAGTCGGAAGATGGTgcaaaggaaaatgaggcAACGTCTTCAGACCTTCCATCCGAGACTCTCGCTCCTACTGAAGTCATCCCCGTCATCGAATCTAGCTCCTCTGAGCCTGCCATTACCTCAAAGACTTCTGTTCAACCCGAATCTAAGACTGTTGAGAGCGCcagccaagaagaacaaacCCCTGCCAACTTTGAACTTCCTACCGGTGAAACATCTTCAGAACCTAGCTCCGAGTCTGAGTCAGGGACTGAACTCTCTCCTCTGTCTCCTGCATTATCTCCCACTACGTCATcggcggaagagaaggaagatgataagaAAAATTCACTGTCGAAGAAACGAGCTAAGAAAGCAGCGCAGAAGGCTAGagcaaaggagagggaaagagaggcaAAGGCTCAGGCTCAAGCACAAGCTGAAGCTGAAGCCCCAGAGGGCTCAAGAGAGACAGGCAAACTGGAGGGCTAA
- a CDS encoding eukaryotic translation initiation factor 6 produces MAVRTQFENSTDIGVFSKLTNSYCLTALASSTNFYSVFEAELADVVPIVHTTIGGTRIVGRLTAGNRHGLLVPSSTTDQELQHLRNSLPPSVAIQRVEERLSALGNVIACNDYVALVHPDIDRETEEIIADTLKVEVFRQTIAGNVLVGSYCALSNQGGLVHPKTSRSELDELSSLLQVPLVAGTVNRGSEVIGAGLVVNDWCAFTGLDTTATEVSVIEATFRLQGQTSTAVINEMRDSLIDHYA; encoded by the exons ATGGCCGTCC GTACCCAATTCGAAAACTCTACAGACATTGGTGtcttctccaagctcaCCAACTC CTACTGTCTCACAgctctcgcttcttctaCAAACTTTTACTCTGTCTTTGAAGCCGAGCTCGCCGATGTCGTGCCCATCGTCCACACCACCATCGGCGGCACTCGAATCGTCGGTCGTCTCACTGCTGGTAACAGACATGGTCTCCTCGTCCCCAGCTCCACCACCGACCAAGAACTGCAACATCTCCGAaactctcttcctcccagtGTCGCCATTCAGCGAGTGGAAGAGCGTCTATCGGCTTTGGGGAACGTTATTGCTTGTAACGACTATGTAGCTTTGGTGCATCCCGACATAGATCGAGAGACAGAAGAGATTATTGCCGATACACTCAAAGTTGAAGTTTTCCGACAAACTATCGCCGGCAATGTTCTCGTTGGCTCTTACTGTGCCCTCTCAAACCAGGGTGGTCTCGTCCACCCCAAGACTTCCCGATCAGAATTGGACGAGttgtcttctctcttacAGGTCCCTCTTGTGGCGGGTACAGTGAACCGAGGTTCAGAGGTTATTGGTGCCGGTTTGGTCGTAAATGACTGGTGTGCTTTCACTGGTTTGGACACAACCGCCACCGAAGTTAGCGTCATTGAGGCAACTTTCC GATTGCAAGGACAAACGTCTACCGCTGTCATCAACGAAATGCGAGATTCCCTTATCGACCATTACGCCTAA
- a CDS encoding COP9 signalosome complex subunit 12, which translates to MKYQQFVNSFTHPLQHEDPTPLLRLLSVHGKAAKGIADTVGAIDEKRLKNPGHTLPDLWDEIAVRHCACVYMLYKTKDYTEAFNQQDKLLSLFYRWFVDQSSWVLPVLYMLLSDLRDLAEQADQTIYAETGKMPSLEICTRTVSKAFSLCATDRQFKGEESRRRGVYHTACLTIKCYFKVGKPNLCKNIIRAVVSDPKTPSVDTAPLPDQVTWHFYIGMLAFLNGEDKKADEELSWALKHCPPDAKRNQELILTYLIPLRLLHGRFPSASLLSQHPRLELVFSPFIKAIKNGDVEEYDRRLEWAQVRLVGMSVWLVVERAREGCLRSLFKKAWIASDKSTRIPIETFRLALKLHGVDVESDEVECMVANMIYRGYLKGYISHEKKMVVLGKTNPFPKMSAISR; encoded by the exons ATGAAATACCAACAGTTTGTCAACAGCTTCACACACCCACTTCAGCACGAAGATCCAACCCCCCTTCTTCGGCTTTTATCTGTTCACGGCAAGGCTGCGAAGGGTATCGCCGATACGGTTGGTGCTATCGAT GAGAAACGGCTGAAAAACCCGGGGCACACGCTGCCTGATTTGTGGGATGAGATTGCTGTACGACATTGCGCTTGTGTTTACATGCTGTACAAGACAAAGGATTATACCGAAGC GTTCAACCAACAAGACAAGTTATTATCTCTCTTCTATCGATGGTTTGTAGACCAATCGTCTTGGGTTTTGCCTGTTTTGTATATGTTGTTGAGCGACTTGAGAGACCTTGCCGAGCAA GCCGACCAAACAATCTACGCCGAGACGGGTAAGATGCCCTCGCTTGAAATCTGCACGAGGACGGTCAGTAAGGCGTTCTCTTTGTGTGCTACTGATCG ACAATTTAAGGGCGAAgaatcaagaagaaggggtgTTTATCACACCGCTTGCTTGACTATCAAGTGTTATTTCAAG GTCGGCAAGCCTAATCTCTGTAAGAATATTATAAGGGCAGTCGTCTCCGACCCCAAGACGCCATCTGTGGACACTGCGCCTTTACCGGATCAG GTTACTTGGCATTTCTACATCGGGATGTTGGCGTTTttgaatggagaagataagAAA GCGGACGAAGAGTTAAGCTGGGCTCTGAAACACTGCCCTCCTGACGCAAAGCGTAACCAAGA ATTAATCCTCACGTACCTCATACCCCTCCGTCTCCTACACGGCCGCTTTCCCTCCGcctccctcctttcccaacaTCCTCGTTTAGAACTCGTTTTCTCCCCTTTCATAAAAGCTATCAAAAATGGGGACGTCGAAGAGTATGATCGTCGACTCGAATGGGCGCAAGTCCGGTTAGTGGGCATGTCAGTAtggctggtggtggagagagcgagagaagggtGTCTGAGGTCATTGTTCAAGAAGGCGTGGATAGCGAGTGATAAGTCGACGAGAATCCCAATAGAGACATTTAGGTTGGCGCTGAAGTTGCATGGGGTGGATGTAGAGTCGGATGAGGTGGAGTGTATGGTAGCGAATATGATCTATCGG GGATATTTGAAGGGTTACATCTCAcacgagaagaagatggtcgTTTTGGGCAAGACAAACCCCTTCCCAAAGATGTCTGCCATTTCCAGATAA